From a single Pseudalkalibacillus hwajinpoensis genomic region:
- a CDS encoding cell wall-binding repeat-containing protein has protein sequence MTFKKKVLSVVAGASLVASSFAGMSYSPEKAEAALSETKKFKLPVTQEIASLAASEQAKQELIIVANKHGGPDLTKELESLGVTVKKNTNNYLYLAEVPTHKVLQVYRLDSVGMIGANSEIVLEKSENEDTDLKPKVKNPEEIVKPATEETHSATGVDEFHDKYDGTGVKVGIIDTGVDPGHEAFTQYGDDGEVISSKVKGVVDTVGEGDVWFQDSGEEGDSITVGDNTYNTEGIDAEDDTYYFGTLNPAPYDSDQDGNPMYRDLNGDEKGDAEFGVLLVDDEIYIDTDQDIDFTDEQPYGEGDVDSLDLNEEDEIAGANFRVASPSPTYPGHQFPDSTLYPWPVASIFFDGDGHGTHVSGITAANGPANENETGAVAAEGVAPGADLYGLKVFDSAGRTYGWSIANAMYLAAVPEELGGFGTDVVNMSLGSSPDLNDGSGAYAKIIEDMGELFDTIYVTSAGNDGPGVDSVGAPGDGMKALSIGAYINSKMWATEYGYYPYGKNADGSPVQGEGLWYFSANGPTEDGQQKPDFVAPGSAYASYPEHLGNYAVLQGTSMSSPYVAGAVATLKQAALKDRIPFDYELAREALIQTAVHVDGYTRVAEGAGLIDVPAAYEYIRKHYINEVKEVNVTVYHGEKVSGGPGLYVRNKEVPEEVTVTVENPTDEPKSLNITSDSEWFTPSVDSIELAPGEFKEMTVTYDKSKMSVGVNAGTLLIDDPDTAYAEARSFQTIILGEDFTSEDRFRLTHEDEVQSSKTKSYFFNVEEGAQEVRFALEALKENDEFQGRVRMLVMNPDGDQVNAFQGYAGYEGLGVEDYVAKSPKSGVWEVAVYGTADPVDGYDMNKFKLEAFVQDVVSSPGKIELGSMPGAEVSKSVTFENYLSTKRSVEVVGGEFSKPETTKSRETVADGGVYDKKLTLKNNISLDVSIGNTSDAGDDLDLYLYRSVDGKVVGDYIAIDADGDSEESISLKNLPDGEYIVRVDGYSTVADTTDFDFSITEAKVLEPGADGAGSIEVTGESSFDLGVGKKATTDVKITTPEDSGKYTAGVFLKDKATGEVLSIIPVETDGEMVDVIAGDTRFDTAIEISKEMYPEGTTADTVFIATGFNFPDALSAGPLASAYDAPVLLAGKDGLLSDEVLNEISRLKAKNVMILGGENAISKKVITQLANIGVSTADIERLSGDTRYDTNVQIINKLAEKGVESEAVFLATGTNFADALSAASIAGANDMPIVLTDGKSLTEEAKKVMEGKMVYVLGGDAVITEDVVEMTDKISLSTKRLAGANRFGTLVEIHKELGSNSDQLFVANGMNFPDALAAAPLVVKEQGSMFLVKGDEIPKEIEAYLVKYFTTTDVSGATVLGGDNAVNEDVRDQFNKWLNK, from the coding sequence ATGACGTTTAAGAAAAAAGTCCTGTCTGTTGTTGCAGGCGCTTCACTCGTTGCTTCTTCATTCGCTGGTATGAGCTATAGCCCCGAAAAAGCTGAGGCTGCTCTCTCTGAAACAAAGAAATTTAAGCTTCCGGTAACTCAAGAAATTGCATCTCTTGCTGCGAGTGAACAGGCAAAGCAAGAACTAATTATTGTTGCTAATAAACATGGTGGTCCGGATCTAACAAAGGAACTAGAGAGTCTTGGAGTAACAGTGAAGAAGAATACAAATAACTATTTGTATTTAGCTGAAGTTCCAACTCACAAGGTTCTGCAGGTTTACCGCCTGGATTCTGTTGGAATGATTGGAGCGAATAGTGAAATAGTCCTAGAGAAGAGTGAGAATGAAGATACCGATCTTAAACCTAAGGTGAAAAACCCCGAAGAAATTGTGAAGCCTGCAACAGAAGAAACACATTCAGCAACCGGTGTTGATGAGTTTCATGATAAGTATGATGGGACAGGTGTAAAAGTAGGTATTATTGATACCGGTGTGGATCCTGGCCACGAAGCATTTACTCAGTATGGTGACGATGGAGAAGTTATTTCTTCAAAAGTTAAAGGTGTAGTGGATACTGTTGGTGAAGGTGATGTTTGGTTCCAGGACAGTGGAGAAGAAGGTGACTCTATTACTGTTGGAGACAACACGTACAATACTGAGGGTATTGATGCTGAAGATGATACATATTATTTCGGTACGTTGAATCCCGCTCCGTATGATTCAGATCAAGACGGAAATCCTATGTATAGAGATTTGAATGGCGATGAAAAAGGCGATGCAGAGTTCGGAGTTCTTCTCGTTGACGATGAGATCTATATTGATACAGACCAGGATATAGATTTTACTGATGAACAGCCGTACGGAGAAGGGGACGTAGATAGTTTAGATCTAAATGAGGAAGATGAAATCGCAGGTGCGAACTTTAGAGTTGCTTCACCAAGCCCTACTTATCCAGGACATCAATTCCCGGATTCAACTCTTTATCCATGGCCTGTAGCTTCCATTTTCTTTGATGGAGATGGACATGGTACACATGTTTCAGGTATCACAGCTGCGAATGGCCCTGCGAATGAAAATGAAACAGGTGCTGTAGCTGCTGAAGGAGTAGCCCCTGGAGCAGATCTTTACGGACTTAAAGTGTTTGACTCGGCTGGAAGAACGTATGGCTGGAGCATTGCAAATGCTATGTATCTAGCGGCAGTACCTGAAGAATTGGGTGGATTCGGAACAGATGTTGTAAACATGAGTCTTGGTTCTTCGCCAGACCTAAACGATGGTTCAGGAGCCTATGCGAAAATCATTGAAGACATGGGTGAACTGTTCGATACGATTTATGTCACATCTGCTGGTAATGATGGTCCTGGGGTCGACTCAGTTGGCGCTCCTGGAGATGGCATGAAGGCACTATCCATCGGTGCATACATTAATAGCAAGATGTGGGCAACTGAATATGGCTACTATCCGTATGGTAAAAATGCTGACGGTTCTCCTGTTCAAGGCGAAGGACTCTGGTATTTCTCAGCGAATGGACCTACGGAAGACGGCCAGCAGAAACCGGACTTTGTTGCTCCGGGATCAGCATATGCTTCATACCCCGAGCATTTAGGTAACTATGCAGTTCTTCAGGGTACTAGTATGTCTTCTCCTTATGTTGCAGGAGCTGTAGCAACTTTGAAGCAAGCGGCATTAAAGGATCGTATTCCTTTTGATTATGAGCTTGCTCGTGAAGCATTAATCCAAACAGCTGTACACGTTGATGGCTATACGCGAGTAGCAGAAGGAGCGGGACTAATTGATGTTCCCGCTGCTTATGAATACATTCGCAAACACTATATCAATGAAGTTAAAGAAGTGAACGTCACTGTTTACCACGGTGAGAAAGTTTCAGGCGGTCCTGGTCTTTATGTTCGTAACAAAGAAGTACCAGAAGAAGTGACTGTTACGGTTGAAAATCCAACGGATGAACCAAAGAGCCTTAACATCACTTCAGACTCTGAATGGTTTACACCTTCCGTTGATAGCATCGAGCTCGCACCGGGTGAATTTAAAGAAATGACCGTAACTTATGATAAGAGCAAAATGAGCGTTGGTGTGAATGCTGGAACTCTGTTAATTGATGACCCAGATACGGCTTATGCAGAAGCTCGTTCATTCCAGACAATCATTCTTGGAGAAGATTTTACATCTGAAGATCGCTTCCGTTTAACCCATGAAGATGAAGTACAGTCTTCTAAGACTAAGAGCTATTTCTTTAATGTAGAAGAAGGTGCTCAGGAAGTGCGTTTTGCGCTTGAAGCTCTTAAAGAAAACGATGAGTTCCAGGGCCGTGTCCGCATGCTTGTTATGAATCCTGATGGGGACCAGGTTAATGCGTTCCAGGGTTATGCTGGTTATGAGGGCCTTGGAGTAGAAGACTATGTAGCGAAAAGTCCTAAATCAGGTGTTTGGGAAGTAGCGGTTTACGGTACAGCTGACCCAGTAGATGGATATGATATGAACAAATTTAAGCTTGAGGCGTTTGTTCAGGATGTTGTTTCAAGTCCAGGAAAAATTGAACTTGGTAGCATGCCTGGGGCTGAAGTATCTAAATCTGTGACATTTGAAAACTACTTATCTACGAAACGTTCGGTAGAAGTGGTAGGCGGAGAATTTAGTAAGCCAGAGACAACTAAATCGCGAGAAACGGTAGCTGACGGCGGTGTATATGACAAGAAACTTACATTAAAGAATAATATTTCTCTTGATGTGTCAATTGGAAACACAAGCGATGCTGGGGATGACCTTGATTTGTACCTTTACCGCTCAGTAGATGGTAAGGTTGTTGGAGATTATATAGCGATCGATGCAGATGGAGACTCTGAAGAGTCAATTTCTCTTAAAAACCTTCCTGATGGTGAATATATTGTGAGAGTTGACGGGTATTCAACTGTTGCCGATACTACTGATTTCGACTTTTCTATTACTGAAGCAAAAGTACTCGAACCTGGAGCTGACGGTGCTGGTAGTATCGAAGTGACTGGTGAGTCGAGCTTTGATTTAGGCGTTGGTAAAAAAGCGACGACTGATGTGAAAATCACAACTCCTGAGGATAGTGGCAAGTACACTGCTGGTGTGTTCTTGAAAGACAAAGCAACTGGTGAAGTTCTTTCCATTATTCCTGTTGAAACAGATGGAGAAATGGTAGACGTCATTGCTGGTGACACTCGCTTTGATACTGCTATTGAAATTTCAAAAGAGATGTATCCTGAAGGAACAACTGCAGATACAGTGTTTATCGCAACAGGGTTTAACTTCCCAGATGCACTATCAGCAGGACCACTTGCTAGTGCTTATGATGCACCTGTTCTATTAGCAGGTAAAGATGGATTGCTCTCAGATGAAGTATTAAATGAAATTTCTCGCTTGAAAGCGAAAAATGTTATGATTCTTGGCGGAGAAAATGCCATTTCTAAGAAAGTAATTACTCAACTTGCTAATATCGGTGTAAGTACAGCTGATATTGAACGTCTAAGCGGGGATACACGTTATGATACGAACGTTCAAATTATCAATAAGCTGGCTGAAAAAGGTGTTGAAAGTGAAGCTGTTTTCCTTGCAACTGGTACGAACTTCGCAGATGCATTAAGTGCTGCATCCATTGCTGGTGCTAACGATATGCCAATCGTATTAACGGATGGTAAGTCACTTACTGAAGAAGCGAAGAAGGTAATGGAAGGTAAGATGGTTTATGTACTTGGTGGAGATGCTGTTATTACAGAAGATGTCGTTGAAATGACTGATAAAATTTCACTATCCACGAAACGCCTTGCTGGTGCGAACCGATTTGGTACGCTTGTTGAGATTCATAAGGAGCTTGGCTCTAATTCAGATCAACTGTTTGTAGCAAACGGAATGAACTTCCCTGATGCACTTGCAGCCGCTCCGCTTGTTGTAAAAGAACAAGGTAGCATGTTCCTTGTGAAGGGCGATGAGATTCCGAAAGAGATTGAAGCTTATCTAGTTAAGTACTTTACAACAACTGATGTATCAGGTGCTACTGTGCTTGGTGGAGATAACGCAGTTAATGAAGATGTGAGAGATCAGTTTAACAAATGGTTAAATAAGTAA
- a CDS encoding SGNH/GDSL hydrolase family protein yields MKNIIFLLAFIGCFALVIAGKFHWDDKNEQSGLAVSAEVESGSLAEENSVKEKPISDEKLKKLVANFPEQLHEKMMSSNEPVSLVIMGSEMIGTKEAGLESIVEEGLEEAYWKGAFKVEQITFEEATTSTVVQEELYKEVIQQKPDVVLMETFTLNDNGNVVIEESHQNLSTIITELKEAIPGISVMVMPSNPISDPDYYSLQINKLGDYAENKDFIYLDHWEAWPDVNDEVIKKYLSDSKPNEKGFNVWGDFIVNYMSGK; encoded by the coding sequence ATGAAGAATATCATTTTTCTACTAGCTTTCATTGGTTGCTTTGCGTTGGTGATTGCTGGTAAGTTTCATTGGGACGATAAAAATGAGCAGTCCGGTCTGGCTGTTAGTGCTGAAGTTGAATCTGGTTCATTGGCCGAGGAGAATAGTGTAAAGGAAAAACCAATTAGTGATGAAAAGTTGAAGAAATTAGTTGCGAATTTCCCTGAACAGCTTCACGAAAAAATGATGAGTTCAAACGAACCAGTTTCCCTTGTAATTATGGGCTCAGAAATGATTGGAACGAAAGAAGCTGGGCTGGAGTCAATTGTAGAAGAAGGTCTTGAAGAAGCCTACTGGAAAGGTGCTTTTAAGGTGGAGCAAATTACCTTTGAAGAGGCAACCACCAGCACAGTCGTTCAAGAAGAATTATATAAAGAGGTTATTCAACAAAAACCTGATGTTGTTTTAATGGAGACATTTACGCTTAATGACAATGGTAACGTTGTGATCGAAGAAAGCCATCAGAATTTATCTACCATCATTACTGAATTAAAGGAAGCCATCCCGGGAATTAGCGTTATGGTCATGCCTTCTAATCCAATTTCTGATCCAGACTATTATTCTCTTCAGATTAATAAACTTGGAGATTATGCTGAAAACAAAGACTTCATTTATCTCGATCACTGGGAAGCGTGGCCAGATGTTAACGATGAGGTTATAAAGAAATACTTAAGTGATTCCAAGCCAAACGAAAAAGGCTTCAACGTTTGGGGAGACTTTATCGTAAATTATATGAGTGGTAAGTGA
- the wecB gene encoding non-hydrolyzing UDP-N-acetylglucosamine 2-epimerase, producing MAPIKVISVFGTRPEAIKMAPLVNELKKYPQFITPLVAVTAQHREMLDQVLAIFDIEPDYDLNIMKSKQTLADITTRAMNGLDEIMKKENPDLVLVHGDTTTTFAASLAAFYNQVSVGHVEAGLRSYNKMSPYPEEMNRMLTGVLADLNFAPTMRAYDNLLNEGKSESSIFVTGNTAIDALKSTVRNDYSHPLLEELNGKRMVLLTSHRRENHGQPMRDIFRAVNRIVKEHEDVHVVFPVHLNPMIRELADEVLGGNNRVHLTSPLDVIDFHNFASRATLILTDSGGVQEEAPSLGSPVLVLRENTERPEGVSAGTLKLVGTDEDKIYSTASELLANQDEYEKMSRASNPYGDGEASKRIVDAILYHFELTKEKPESFIES from the coding sequence ATGGCACCTATCAAAGTAATAAGTGTTTTTGGTACCAGACCTGAAGCGATCAAAATGGCGCCACTGGTTAATGAGTTAAAGAAGTACCCACAATTCATTACGCCTCTTGTTGCTGTAACAGCACAGCATCGTGAAATGCTAGATCAAGTCTTAGCTATTTTTGATATTGAGCCTGATTATGATTTGAATATCATGAAAAGCAAGCAAACCCTGGCAGATATTACAACACGAGCGATGAACGGGCTTGACGAAATAATGAAAAAGGAAAACCCTGATCTTGTGCTTGTGCACGGAGACACAACGACAACATTTGCAGCGAGCCTTGCAGCGTTTTACAACCAGGTGTCAGTTGGACATGTGGAGGCGGGACTGCGTTCGTATAACAAAATGTCACCCTATCCTGAAGAAATGAACAGAATGCTCACTGGGGTACTCGCAGATCTGAATTTTGCTCCAACGATGAGAGCGTATGATAATTTATTGAATGAAGGAAAGTCAGAAAGTAGTATTTTTGTAACGGGTAATACAGCAATCGATGCGCTAAAAAGCACAGTTCGAAATGATTATTCCCATCCCCTGTTAGAAGAATTGAACGGAAAGCGTATGGTCCTGCTTACCTCACACCGACGGGAGAATCATGGACAACCAATGAGGGATATTTTTCGCGCAGTCAATCGAATTGTAAAGGAACATGAAGACGTGCATGTTGTTTTTCCAGTTCATTTAAATCCGATGATTCGCGAGCTTGCGGATGAAGTGCTGGGTGGAAATAATCGCGTTCACTTAACATCGCCATTAGATGTTATTGACTTCCACAACTTTGCTTCACGGGCAACGCTTATTCTTACCGATTCGGGTGGGGTTCAGGAAGAAGCACCGTCTCTTGGAAGTCCTGTTCTTGTTTTGCGCGAAAATACTGAACGTCCAGAAGGTGTTTCGGCTGGAACGCTTAAACTTGTCGGTACTGATGAAGACAAAATTTATTCAACCGCTTCCGAGTTATTAGCAAATCAAGACGAATACGAAAAGATGTCCAGGGCTTCAAATCCTTATGGAGATGGAGAAGCATCCAAACGGATCGTCGATGCGATTTTGTATCATTTTGAATTAACAAAAGAAAAGCCGGAGTCATTTATTGAATCATAA
- a CDS encoding cell wall-binding repeat-containing protein — protein MKKSFIVSSFVLLITLFGAPTFTFAEKYLIIDPGHGGRFTGTSGYSGNQTGFYEKVGTLEIGLKLREELKDTDIKVFMTREIDKDFANDSKEDLIARTKVANNYAKGNNDNSIFMSIHHNAYPFSTLVRGYETYYYSKAAAWDEEYPPDPIQVSYELDSRRLANNVHPLVLNETGLSDKRIHNDQAFFVIRNTQMPSVLVELGYMSNPSEESLIKTDQFQQNAAEALAQAAKNFFKVFEVIDSNGNEIKQFTSRTEAINYAKTLKNVIVFDKDKQETIYDSINARYEVYASKMSEATKFVTLSDAIEFARNQSDSKVIDTKEGSVEWSNYLYRPYQVRDQNGSLGNYYELDQAIDAADTFAKAKVVKRSSEDVLWTSITGEEITKSVKTKELSGIDRFETAVKISQELYPDGFDNTNEHKTVILTNGLGYADALSVGPLAAELGNAPILLSREASLDSFSKKEISRLDAEKVILIGGPAALFNNVENQVKDLGVEVERIGGANRYETNLLINKRLSNVKGAFVANGLTFADALASAPIAASSGWSIVLSDRSKLTEDALEYMDNKETKILGGETVMSETIEQQLESMNGSSSVERLSGDNRYETLAAILKEFSGEMASDTVLLSIGQDFPDALVASTLSVETNAPLILVHDDLDANVQDVLWDYGLENRVTTLTRIGGRVEEDAVKQVKNRLY, from the coding sequence ATGAAGAAAAGCTTTATTGTGAGTAGCTTTGTTTTGTTAATTACGCTTTTTGGCGCACCTACCTTTACATTTGCAGAAAAATATTTAATAATCGATCCTGGTCACGGTGGTAGGTTTACAGGTACATCAGGTTATTCGGGAAATCAAACAGGATTCTATGAAAAGGTCGGAACACTTGAGATTGGATTAAAGCTTAGAGAGGAGCTTAAAGACACTGATATTAAAGTCTTTATGACTCGTGAAATTGATAAAGATTTTGCTAATGATTCGAAGGAAGATTTAATAGCACGTACGAAGGTAGCAAATAATTATGCAAAGGGTAACAATGATAATTCTATTTTCATGTCTATCCACCATAATGCGTATCCTTTCAGTACGCTTGTCCGTGGATATGAAACCTACTACTATAGTAAAGCAGCTGCCTGGGACGAGGAATACCCGCCAGATCCGATTCAAGTTTCTTATGAACTAGACAGTCGGCGTCTCGCAAATAACGTTCACCCACTTGTGCTGAATGAAACAGGATTATCAGACAAAAGAATACATAACGATCAGGCGTTTTTTGTGATCCGCAATACGCAGATGCCTTCTGTTCTAGTCGAGTTAGGGTACATGTCAAATCCTTCTGAAGAAAGTTTGATAAAAACGGATCAGTTTCAACAAAATGCCGCAGAAGCACTGGCGCAAGCAGCAAAGAACTTCTTTAAAGTTTTTGAAGTGATCGATAGTAACGGGAATGAAATAAAACAGTTCACTTCTCGAACTGAGGCGATTAACTATGCAAAGACGCTTAAGAATGTAATAGTGTTTGATAAAGACAAACAGGAAACAATCTATGATTCTATTAATGCTAGATATGAAGTTTATGCATCTAAGATGAGTGAGGCGACGAAATTTGTAACACTTTCTGATGCGATTGAATTTGCAAGAAACCAGAGTGATTCAAAAGTGATTGATACGAAAGAGGGCAGTGTTGAATGGTCCAATTATTTGTATCGCCCTTATCAGGTACGTGACCAAAATGGATCTTTGGGAAATTATTACGAATTAGATCAGGCGATTGATGCTGCAGACACGTTTGCGAAGGCCAAAGTGGTCAAACGATCATCTGAAGATGTTTTATGGACGAGCATTACTGGAGAAGAGATAACTAAGTCAGTCAAGACAAAAGAATTATCTGGAATCGATCGTTTTGAAACAGCGGTTAAGATTTCACAGGAATTATATCCTGACGGTTTTGATAATACGAACGAACATAAAACGGTTATCCTTACAAATGGGCTGGGGTATGCAGACGCCCTTTCAGTTGGACCTCTGGCAGCGGAGTTAGGCAATGCACCAATATTACTGTCGAGAGAAGCATCGCTTGATTCGTTTAGTAAAAAGGAAATTTCACGTCTTGATGCTGAAAAAGTGATTCTCATCGGTGGTCCAGCTGCGTTATTTAATAACGTAGAAAATCAGGTTAAAGATTTGGGCGTTGAAGTGGAACGAATAGGTGGCGCTAACCGGTATGAAACAAATCTATTGATCAATAAAAGGTTAAGCAATGTTAAAGGAGCTTTCGTAGCGAATGGCTTGACGTTCGCGGATGCTCTTGCAAGCGCCCCTATTGCTGCTTCATCAGGTTGGTCAATTGTTCTGTCTGACAGAAGTAAGTTAACCGAAGACGCTTTGGAGTATATGGACAATAAAGAGACGAAAATTCTTGGCGGGGAAACCGTTATGTCCGAAACCATTGAACAGCAGCTTGAGAGCATGAATGGTTCAAGCTCAGTTGAACGATTATCAGGAGACAATCGATACGAGACGCTTGCCGCGATTCTAAAGGAGTTTAGTGGTGAGATGGCGTCTGATACTGTTCTTCTCTCTATTGGACAGGATTTCCCAGATGCCCTCGTTGCTTCTACTCTTTCAGTTGAAACTAATGCCCCTTTAATCCTTGTACATGATGATTTGGATGCAAACGTACAGGATGTGCTATGGGATTACGGACTTGAAAATCGTGTTACTACCTTGACGAGGATCGGTGGTCGCGTAGAAGAAGATGCAGTAAAGCAAGTGAAAAACCGTTTATATTAA
- a CDS encoding ABC transporter permease has protein sequence MFKKLLNDWRNNKDLLYHLTVSELKSNTARTYLGTLWWIIDPILYMAIYYLLVGVILGRGGEDYAVYLFTGLIPLKWATACMVDATTAISSKARILQQVYVPKLTFILVRLGVNTFKFLVSSIMMVLFLYFSGVDLTVNALNFFIVVLFNLVLLLGIMILMAHIGVYLKDIKNMMQYISRTLLYLSPVLFRMEDAPERIRELLYLNPFTNFLVSYRNIFLYKGQPLWDNLFIILGFSLVLLFIGIRILNKYDKQYAKVI, from the coding sequence ATGTTTAAAAAATTACTCAATGATTGGCGAAACAACAAAGACTTGCTTTACCATCTGACAGTATCTGAATTAAAATCTAATACAGCTAGAACATATCTTGGAACATTGTGGTGGATTATCGATCCTATTCTTTACATGGCGATTTACTATTTACTTGTAGGAGTTATTTTAGGTAGAGGTGGAGAGGACTATGCCGTTTACCTCTTTACAGGCTTAATACCTTTAAAGTGGGCGACTGCATGTATGGTCGATGCCACAACCGCCATTTCTTCAAAGGCAAGGATTTTACAACAGGTATATGTGCCTAAGCTGACATTCATCCTCGTTAGACTCGGAGTGAATACATTTAAGTTTCTCGTAAGTTCCATTATGATGGTATTATTCCTTTATTTCAGCGGAGTAGACCTAACGGTAAATGCGTTGAATTTCTTTATCGTTGTGCTATTTAATTTAGTGTTATTACTCGGGATAATGATCCTAATGGCCCATATCGGTGTGTACCTGAAGGACATCAAAAACATGATGCAATATATTTCACGTACACTGCTTTATTTATCACCGGTGCTTTTCCGCATGGAGGATGCGCCTGAAAGAATTCGAGAGCTTCTTTACTTGAATCCATTTACGAATTTTCTTGTTTCTTACCGAAATATCTTTCTATACAAGGGACAGCCACTTTGGGACAATCTTTTCATCATATTAGGATTCTCATTAGTACTGTTGTTCATTGGGATTCGCATCCTGAACAAATACGACAAACAATATGCTAAGGTGATTTAA
- a CDS encoding ABC transporter ATP-binding protein, whose protein sequence is MKKDIIELNDIWVSYPEDSENPFKRLISKDKKQFWALKGLDFTVKKGEVLGIIGRNGSGKSTLLKLMSGLIEPDKGNYHVEGKRPMLLSLGAGFQPELSGIENIYLNALLLGNRKKKIDDNLEAIIEFSELDDFIYKPVRTYSSGMKARLAFSTAIMLDPEILLIDEVLGVGDSAFQKKCKEAILEKIKQDRTVILVTHSSNLVKQICDRVVWIHRGEQKAVGETKGIVEEYDAFMKSKQK, encoded by the coding sequence TTGAAAAAGGACATTATTGAACTTAATGATATATGGGTTTCGTATCCTGAGGACTCTGAGAATCCATTTAAGCGACTGATCAGCAAGGATAAGAAACAATTCTGGGCCTTGAAAGGTCTTGACTTCACGGTTAAAAAGGGTGAAGTGCTTGGGATTATTGGGCGAAATGGTTCAGGTAAAAGTACTTTATTGAAGCTGATGAGTGGATTGATTGAGCCAGATAAAGGGAATTATCATGTCGAAGGAAAGCGCCCAATGCTGCTTTCCCTCGGTGCGGGCTTTCAACCTGAATTGTCAGGCATCGAGAATATTTATCTAAATGCGCTTCTGTTAGGAAACCGCAAGAAGAAAATTGATGACAACCTTGAGGCAATCATTGAATTCTCTGAGTTAGACGACTTTATTTATAAGCCAGTGAGAACCTATTCTTCAGGAATGAAGGCAAGACTTGCTTTCTCAACAGCGATCATGCTTGATCCTGAAATTTTACTAATTGATGAAGTTCTGGGCGTAGGCGATTCTGCTTTCCAGAAGAAGTGTAAAGAGGCAATCCTTGAGAAAATTAAGCAGGATCGAACCGTTATTCTAGTTACCCATTCCTCAAACCTTGTGAAGCAAATTTGCGATCGGGTTGTTTGGATTCACCGTGGCGAACAGAAAGCAGTCGGTGAAACAAAGGGAATTGTCGAAGAGTACGATGCTTTTATGAAGAGTAAACAAAAATGA
- a CDS encoding glycosyltransferase, with protein MKHILMILFKDIDYDARVQREAMALAESGYRVMICCLNEYDTDPPFLHELIMIQKFTISTKQAKKGLSGDKKGKPSLATRVIRSPLVKLAKDQYAAYEFYKKIKHYVSSEKVDAVHSHDLNTLSISKKLANDFKCKLVYDSHELFNEMTGRNALDRRYGYYMEGKLLEDVDRLITVNPFLVDKFKNRYGSKQPSIYLQNIPMLREEKERKNAHYFHHLYGFTTDKTVLLYQGGFSKNRGIELCVKAMKQLDDHYRLVLLGDGDIKGELEQLVTEEGLQSRVYFHPKVPPSEILALTKEADIGLVMYENVSENNYFSTPNKIFEYMLMGLPVVSSNHPGKSYLLEEYDFGLAVDENEDDIVRAITSIDQRRDYYVQKCREASEILNWPNESRKLIALYEELLS; from the coding sequence ATGAAGCACATCTTAATGATTCTTTTTAAAGATATTGATTACGATGCAAGGGTTCAGCGAGAAGCCATGGCACTAGCTGAGAGTGGGTACAGAGTAATGATCTGCTGCTTAAATGAGTATGATACGGATCCCCCTTTCCTTCATGAATTGATTATGATTCAAAAGTTTACAATTTCGACCAAGCAAGCTAAGAAGGGTCTATCAGGGGATAAGAAGGGGAAACCATCTCTTGCCACCCGAGTAATTAGGAGCCCGCTCGTTAAACTTGCTAAAGATCAATATGCAGCTTATGAATTTTATAAAAAAATAAAGCATTATGTATCTTCAGAGAAAGTGGACGCTGTTCACAGCCATGATTTAAATACCCTTTCTATTAGTAAAAAGTTAGCGAATGATTTCAAGTGTAAGCTCGTTTATGATTCACATGAGCTTTTTAATGAAATGACGGGTAGAAATGCCCTGGACAGGCGTTACGGATACTACATGGAAGGGAAATTACTTGAAGATGTTGACAGGCTCATCACAGTTAATCCTTTTCTCGTTGATAAGTTTAAGAACCGTTATGGAAGTAAACAGCCTTCTATTTACTTGCAAAACATCCCCATGCTTCGTGAGGAAAAAGAGCGGAAAAACGCGCACTATTTTCACCACCTTTACGGCTTTACTACGGATAAAACCGTTCTCTTATATCAGGGGGGATTTTCCAAAAATCGAGGTATTGAGCTCTGTGTGAAGGCTATGAAGCAGCTTGATGATCACTATCGACTTGTTTTACTGGGAGATGGCGACATTAAAGGAGAGCTTGAGCAGCTGGTTACTGAAGAGGGTCTGCAATCACGGGTCTATTTTCATCCTAAAGTTCCGCCTTCTGAAATCCTAGCCCTTACAAAAGAAGCGGACATTGGGCTTGTCATGTATGAGAACGTGAGTGAGAACAATTATTTTTCTACTCCAAACAAAATATTCGAATATATGCTCATGGGGCTTCCGGTTGTATCTTCTAACCATCCGGGGAAATCATATTTACTAGAGGAGTACGATTTTGGATTAGCGGTCGATGAAAATGAAGATGACATCGTTAGAGCAATTACATCAATCGATCAAAGACGTGATTACTATGTTCAGAAGTGCCGTGAAGCAAGCGAAATACTAAATTGGCCGAATGAATCAAGGAAGCTGATTGCGTTATATGAAGAGCTGCTTTCTTAG